The following are encoded in a window of Arvicanthis niloticus isolate mArvNil1 chromosome 1, mArvNil1.pat.X, whole genome shotgun sequence genomic DNA:
- the Syt3 gene encoding synaptotagmin-3 has translation MSGDYEDDLCRRALILVSDLCARVRDADTNDRCQEFNELRIRGYPRGPDADISVSLLSVIVTFCGIVLLGVSLFVSWKLCWVPWRDKGGSAVGGGPLRKDLAPGVGLAGLVGGGGHHLGASLGGHPLLGGPHHHAHTAHHPPFAELLEPGGLGGSEPPEPSYLDMDSYPEAAVASVVAAGVKPSQTSPELPSEGGTGSGLLLLPPSGGGLPSAQSHQQVTSLAPTTRYPALPRPLTQQTLTTQADPSSEERPPALPLPLPGGEEKAKLIGQIKPELYQGTGPGGRRGGGSGEAGAPCGRISFALRYLYGSDQLVVRILQALDLPAKDSNGFSDPYVKIYLLPDRKKKFQTKVHRKTLNPIFNETFQFSVPLAELAQRKLHFSVYDFDRFSRHDLIGQVVLDNLLELAEQPPDRPLWRDILEGGSEKADLGELNFSLCYLPTAGRLTVTIIKASNLKAMDLTGFSDPYVKASLISEGRRLKKRKTSIKKNTLNPTYNEALVFDVAPESVENVGLSIAVVDYDCIGHNEVIGVCRVGPEAADPHGREHWAEMLANPRKPVEHWHQLVEEKTLSSFTKGGKGLSEKENSE, from the exons ATGTCTGGGGACTACGAAGATGACCTCTGTCGGCGGGCCCTCATCCTGGTCTCAGACCTCTGTGCACGGGTCCGAGATGCTGATACCAATGACAGGTGTCAAGAGTTCAACGAACTGCGAATCAGAGGATACCCCCGGGGTCCGGATGCAG ACATTTCCGTGAGCCTGCTGTCAGTCATCGTGACATTCTGTGGCATCGTCCTCTTGGGTGTCTCTCTCTTCGTGTCCTGGAAGTTATGCTGGGTGCCCTGGAGGGACAAAGGAGGCTCAGCAGTGGGCGGTGGCCCCCTGCGCAAAGACTTAGCCCCTGGGGTTGGGCTAGCAGGCCTGGTAGGAGGTGGTGGGCACCATCTGGGAGCCAGCCTAGGTGGCCATCCCCTGCTGGGTGGCCCACAccatcatgcacacacagcccACCATCCACCATTTGCTGAGCTGCTGGAACCAGGTGGCCTGGGGGGCTCTGAGCCTCCAGAACCTTCCTACCTGGACATGGACTCATATCCAGAGGCTGCTGTGGCCTCTGTGGTAGCTGCTGGGGTCAAACCAAGCCAGACATCCCCTGAGCTGCCTTCTGAGGGTGGAACAGGCTCTGGActgctccttctgcctcccagtggTGGGGGCTTACCCAGTGCCCAGTCCCATCAGCAGGTCACAAGTCTAGCACCCACCACCAG GTACCCAGCCCTGCCTCGGCCCCTCACCCAGCAGACCCTGACCACCCAAGCAGACCCAAGCAGTGAGGAGCGACCACCTGCACTCCCCTTACCCCTCCCGGGTGGAGAGGAAAAAGCCAAGCTCATCGGTCAGATCAAGCCAGAGCTGTACCAGGGCACTGGACCCGGTGGCCGGCGAGGCGGAGgctctggggaggcaggggcACCCTGTGGCCGCATCAGTTTTGCCCTCCGGTACCTCTATGGTTCTGACCAGCTTGTGGTGCGGATCCTACAGGCCCTGGATCTCCCAGCAAAGGACTCCAATGGGTTCTCAGACCCCTACGTCAAGATCTACCTGTTGCCTGATCGCAAAAAGAAATTCCAGACCAAG GTGCACAGGAAGACACTGAACCCCATCTTCAACGAGACgtttcagttctcagtacccctGGCCGAGCTGGCACAGCGCAAGCTGCACTTCAGTGTCTACGACTTCGACCGCTTCTCGAGGCATGATCTCATTGGCCAGGTGGTTTTGGACAACCTGCTGGAGCTGGCTGAACAGCCCCCCGACCGCCCGCTCTGGAGGGACATCCTGGAGGGTGGCTCG GAAAAGGCAGATCTTGGGGAGCTCAACTTCTCACTCTGCTACCTCCCCACGGCCGGGCGCCTCACCGTGACCATCATCAAAGCCTCTAACCTCAAAGCAATGGACCTCACTGGTTTCTCAG ACCCCTATGTGAAAGCCTCTCTGATCAGTGAGGGGCGGCGTCTGAAGAAACGGAAGACCTCCATTAAGAAGAACACACTGAACCCCACATACAACGAGGCCCTGGTGTTCGATGTGGCCCCCGAGAGCGTGGAGAATGTGGGTCTCAGCATCGCAGTGGTAGACTATGACTG CATTGGCCACAATGAAGTGATCGGGGTGTGCCGCGTGGGTCCAGAGGCTGCCGACCCACATGGGAGAGAACACTGGGCAGAGATGCTGGCTAACCCCCGGAAGCCTGTGGAACACTGGCACCAGCTAGTGGAG